The Kosakonia sacchari SP1 genome includes a window with the following:
- the araH gene encoding L-arabinose ABC transporter permease AraH, with the protein MSSLTTSRAPKSAFSFGRIWDQFGMLVVFAVLFIGCAVFVPNFASFVNMKGLGLAISMSGMVACGMLFCLASGDFDLSVASVIACAGVTTAVVINLSESLWIGVFAGLLLGVVSGFINGFVIARLKINALITTLATMQIVRGLAYIISDGKAVGIEDERFFTLGYANWLGLPAPIWLTVGCLIIFGFLLNKTTFGRNTLAIGGNEEAARLAGVPVVRTKIIIFVLSGLVSAAAGIILASRMTSGQPMTSIGYELIVISACVLGGVSLKGGIGKISYVVAGILILGTVENAMNLLNISPFSQYVVRGLILLAAVIFDRYKQKAKRTV; encoded by the coding sequence ATGTCATCTTTAACTACGTCTCGCGCGCCGAAATCGGCGTTCAGCTTCGGGCGCATCTGGGATCAGTTCGGCATGCTGGTGGTGTTCGCCGTCCTGTTCATTGGTTGCGCTGTTTTCGTGCCGAACTTTGCCTCTTTCGTCAATATGAAAGGGCTGGGGCTGGCGATATCCATGTCCGGCATGGTGGCCTGCGGCATGCTTTTTTGCCTGGCCTCCGGCGATTTCGACCTCTCTGTGGCGTCTGTGATTGCCTGTGCCGGGGTGACCACGGCGGTAGTGATCAACCTTAGCGAAAGCCTGTGGATTGGCGTATTTGCCGGGTTGCTACTTGGCGTGGTGAGCGGTTTTATTAACGGATTTGTCATCGCACGTTTGAAAATCAATGCTCTGATAACCACACTTGCGACCATGCAGATTGTGCGCGGGTTGGCCTATATCATCTCCGATGGTAAAGCGGTGGGGATCGAAGATGAGCGCTTCTTCACCCTCGGTTATGCCAACTGGCTCGGCCTGCCTGCGCCTATCTGGCTGACGGTCGGCTGCCTGATTATTTTTGGTTTCCTGCTCAATAAAACCACCTTTGGTCGCAATACACTGGCGATTGGCGGTAACGAAGAGGCGGCGAGACTGGCGGGTGTGCCGGTAGTCAGAACCAAGATCATTATCTTTGTGCTCTCAGGCCTTGTGTCAGCGGCGGCGGGGATTATTCTTGCTTCACGTATGACCAGCGGCCAGCCAATGACTTCGATCGGTTATGAGCTGATTGTCATTTCAGCCTGTGTGCTGGGTGGCGTGTCGCTGAAAGGTGGCATCGGTAAGATTTCCTACGTTGTGGCCGGGATTTTGATTCTGGGGACCGTGGAAAACGCCATGAACCTGCTGAATATCTCTCCCTTCTCGCAATACGTTGTGCGCGGCTTGATCCTGCTGGCGGCGGTGATTTTCGACCGCTACAAACAAAAGGCCAAACGCACAGTTTGA
- the otsB gene encoding trehalose-phosphatase, with protein sequence MEDALSIPPLISGNFAFFFDLDGTLADIKPHPDDVFIPEDVLTRLSLLAELNDRALALISGRSITELEQLAKPYRFPLAGVHGAERRDINGRTERMTLPESVLQPLERELRHGIAPLTGVELETKGMAFALHYRQAPQHEEAVFALAKTLIAHYPQLAMQPGKCVVELKPSGIHKGAAIDAFMQTPPFLGKKPVFLGDDLTDEHGFKTVNKLGGISIKVGPGATQAKWRLAGVNDVYQWLEKLVDHQQQEQRALTNRRDGYESLSRSI encoded by the coding sequence GTGGAAGACGCACTATCTATACCGCCTCTCATTTCCGGAAATTTTGCCTTTTTTTTCGATTTGGATGGCACCCTTGCGGACATCAAACCGCACCCGGATGATGTTTTTATCCCTGAAGATGTGCTGACCAGACTTTCATTGCTTGCTGAGCTAAATGACAGGGCGTTGGCATTGATTTCAGGGCGTTCAATTACTGAGCTGGAACAGCTCGCCAAACCGTATCGTTTCCCGCTGGCCGGGGTACATGGGGCGGAGCGCCGCGATATCAATGGTCGAACCGAACGAATGACGTTACCGGAGTCGGTTTTACAACCGCTGGAACGTGAACTCCGGCATGGCATTGCGCCGCTAACCGGCGTTGAACTTGAAACCAAGGGGATGGCATTTGCACTGCATTATCGCCAGGCACCGCAGCATGAAGAGGCGGTCTTTGCCCTGGCAAAAACACTCATCGCACACTACCCACAGCTGGCAATGCAGCCGGGAAAATGTGTGGTCGAGCTGAAACCCTCTGGCATTCATAAAGGCGCCGCTATTGACGCGTTTATGCAAACGCCACCCTTTCTCGGCAAGAAACCGGTGTTTCTTGGCGACGATTTGACTGACGAACATGGGTTTAAAACCGTTAATAAACTTGGCGGCATATCGATAAAAGTTGGCCCTGGCGCAACACAGGCAAAGTGGCGTCTGGCTGGCGTAAATGATGTCTATCAATGGCTTGAAAAACTTGTCGACCATCAACAACAAGAACAACGGGCGCTAACAAACAGGAGAGATGGCTATGAGTCGCTTAGTCGTAGTATCTAA
- the otsA gene encoding alpha,alpha-trehalose-phosphate synthase, giving the protein MSRLVVVSNRIAPPDDKKSSAGGLAVGILGALKATGGLWFGWSGEIGDEDQPLKKVTKGNITWASFNLSEDHYEQYYSQFSNAVLWPAFHYRLDLVKFQREAWEGYQDVNALLADKLLPLIKDDDILWIHDYHLLPFASELRKRGVNNQIGFFLHIPFPTPEIFNALPPHAELLEQLCDYDLLGFQTESDRLAFLDSLSMQTRLTTRGGKEHVAWGKNFRTEVYPIGIEPQEIAQQAAGPLPPKLAQLKNELKNVKNIFSVERLDYSKGLPERFLAYETLLEKFPQHHGKIRYTQIAPTSRGEVQAYQDIRHQLETEAGRINGKYGQLGWTPLYYLNQHFDRKVLMKVFRYAEVGLVTPLRDGMNLVAKEYVAAQDPENPGVLILSQFAGAANELTSALIVNPYDRDDVAAAMDRALRMPLAERISRHAEMLKVIKENDIHHWQQRFLSDLKRITPRSAQSQLQSKVATFQKLA; this is encoded by the coding sequence ATGAGTCGCTTAGTCGTAGTATCTAATCGTATTGCTCCGCCTGATGATAAAAAATCCAGCGCTGGCGGGCTGGCTGTAGGGATCCTCGGAGCGCTAAAAGCGACCGGTGGGCTGTGGTTTGGCTGGAGCGGGGAGATCGGTGACGAGGATCAACCGCTAAAAAAGGTCACGAAAGGGAATATTACCTGGGCCTCTTTTAACCTCAGCGAAGATCATTACGAGCAGTATTATTCGCAATTTTCCAACGCGGTGCTGTGGCCCGCTTTCCACTATCGTCTGGATTTGGTGAAGTTCCAGCGCGAGGCCTGGGAAGGCTACCAGGATGTCAACGCGCTGCTGGCAGACAAGCTGCTGCCTCTGATTAAAGACGACGACATTCTGTGGATCCATGATTACCACCTGTTGCCGTTTGCCAGCGAACTGCGTAAGCGCGGTGTTAACAACCAGATCGGCTTCTTCCTGCATATTCCTTTCCCGACGCCGGAAATTTTCAATGCCTTGCCGCCGCACGCTGAGTTGCTTGAGCAACTGTGTGATTACGACTTGCTGGGCTTCCAGACTGAAAGCGATCGTCTGGCCTTCCTCGATAGTTTGTCGATGCAAACAAGGCTCACCACGCGTGGTGGCAAAGAGCATGTTGCCTGGGGCAAAAACTTCCGCACTGAAGTCTATCCAATAGGTATTGAGCCGCAAGAAATCGCGCAGCAGGCCGCAGGGCCGCTGCCGCCCAAACTGGCGCAGTTGAAAAATGAGCTGAAGAATGTGAAAAACATCTTCTCGGTAGAGCGTCTGGATTACTCCAAAGGCTTGCCGGAACGCTTCCTGGCGTATGAAACGTTGCTTGAGAAGTTCCCTCAGCACCACGGTAAGATCCGTTATACGCAGATTGCGCCCACCTCGCGTGGCGAAGTGCAGGCCTACCAGGATATTCGTCATCAACTGGAAACCGAAGCCGGGCGCATCAACGGTAAATACGGTCAGCTTGGCTGGACGCCGCTCTATTACCTCAACCAGCATTTTGATCGCAAAGTGTTGATGAAGGTATTCCGCTATGCGGAAGTCGGGCTGGTGACGCCGCTGCGTGACGGGATGAACCTGGTGGCGAAAGAGTACGTAGCGGCCCAGGATCCTGAAAACCCGGGTGTGCTAATTCTTTCGCAATTTGCCGGTGCGGCGAACGAGCTGACATCGGCGCTGATCGTTAACCCTTACGATCGCGATGATGTCGCGGCGGCGATGGACAGGGCATTAAGGATGCCGCTGGCGGAGCGTATTTCGCGTCATGCGGAGATGCTCAAAGTCATCAAGGAGAATGATATCCATCACTGGCAGCAGAGGTTTCTCAGCGATTTAAAGCGCATCACGCCACGTAGCGCACAAAGCCAGCTACAAAGCAAAGTGGCGACCTTTCAGAAGTTAGCCTGA
- the uspC gene encoding universal stress protein UspC — MAYAHLLVAVAVTPESQQLLAKAVDIARPSSARITLITLAADPELYNQLAAPMMENVREVLQEETQQFLDELVRNANYPIEQALIASGELSKHILHTCHTQDVDLVVCGNHNQTFFSRAVCSAKSIVQASEVDVLLVPLSA, encoded by the coding sequence ATGGCTTATGCACATCTTTTGGTCGCCGTAGCCGTTACGCCAGAAAGCCAACAATTGCTGGCAAAAGCGGTCGATATCGCCCGCCCTTCCAGTGCCCGTATCACACTGATTACCTTAGCCGCTGACCCGGAACTGTATAACCAGCTTGCAGCACCGATGATGGAAAACGTCCGTGAAGTGTTGCAGGAAGAGACACAGCAGTTTCTGGATGAGCTGGTGCGCAACGCGAATTATCCCATCGAACAGGCGCTGATCGCCTCCGGCGAGCTGAGCAAGCATATTCTTCATACTTGTCACACCCAGGATGTCGATTTAGTGGTGTGCGGTAATCACAATCAGACGTTTTTCTCGCGCGCCGTCTGCTCGGCGAAAAGCATTGTCCAGGCCAGTGAAGTTGATGTGCTGTTAGTGCCGTTAAGCGCGTAG
- the flhD gene encoding flagellar transcriptional regulator FlhD — MHTSELLKHVYDINLSYLLLAQRLISQDKASAMFRLGINEEMATTLVELTLPQMVKLAETNQLICQFRFDNHQTITRLTQESRVDDLQQVHTGILLSTRLLNESSQTGDAARKKRA, encoded by the coding sequence ATGCATACATCCGAGTTGCTGAAACATGTTTATGACATTAATTTGTCGTATTTACTTCTTGCTCAGCGTTTGATCAGCCAGGACAAAGCGTCCGCCATGTTCCGTCTTGGTATTAATGAAGAGATGGCGACCACACTGGTTGAGTTAACCCTTCCGCAAATGGTGAAGTTGGCTGAAACCAATCAGCTGATTTGCCAGTTCCGTTTTGACAATCATCAGACCATCACTCGTCTGACCCAAGAGTCACGCGTGGACGATTTACAGCAAGTTCACACCGGGATTTTACTTTCAACCCGCCTGCTGAATGAGTCTTCACAGACTGGCGACGCGGCCCGGAAGAAAAGGGCGTAA
- the flhC gene encoding flagellar transcriptional regulator FlhC, whose product MSEKSIVQEARDIQLAMELITLGARLQMLESETQLSRGRLIKLYKELRGSPPPKGMLPFSTDWFMTWEQNIHASMFCNAWQFLLKTGLCSGVDAVIKAYRLYLEQCPHAEEGPLLALTRAWTLVRFVESGMLELSRCNCCGGNFITHAHQPVGSFACSLCQPPSRAVKRRKLSQDAADIIPQLLDEQIDQAV is encoded by the coding sequence ATGAGCGAAAAAAGCATTGTTCAGGAAGCACGCGATATTCAGTTAGCAATGGAACTGATTACGCTGGGTGCGCGTTTACAAATGTTGGAGAGTGAGACGCAGCTTAGCCGCGGCCGTCTTATCAAACTCTACAAAGAGTTGCGTGGTAGCCCGCCGCCGAAAGGTATGCTGCCATTCTCCACCGACTGGTTTATGACCTGGGAACAAAATATCCACGCGTCTATGTTCTGTAACGCATGGCAATTTTTGTTGAAAACAGGCCTTTGCAGCGGCGTTGACGCAGTCATCAAAGCATACCGACTTTACCTCGAACAATGCCCTCATGCTGAGGAAGGACCGCTGCTGGCGCTGACTCGTGCCTGGACGTTGGTTCGCTTCGTGGAAAGCGGAATGCTGGAGTTGTCTCGCTGCAATTGCTGTGGTGGTAATTTTATTACTCACGCACATCAGCCTGTTGGTAGCTTTGCCTGCAGTTTATGCCAGCCGCCGTCCCGCGCGGTAAAAAGACGTAAACTTTCCCAGGATGCTGCCGATATTATTCCACAACTGCTGGATGAACAGATCGATCAGGCTGTTTAA
- the motA gene encoding flagellar motor stator protein MotA, whose product MLIVLGYLVVLGAVFGGYMMTGGELGALYQPSELIIIGGAGVGAFIVGNNGKAIKGTLKAMPLLFRRSKYTKSMYMDLLALLYRLMAKSRQQGMFSLERDIENPKESEIFASYPRILADATMLEFIVDYLRLIISGNMNTFEIEALMDEEIETHESEAEVPANALAMVGDSLPAFGIVAAVMGVVHALASADRPAAELGALIAHAMVGTFLGILLAYGFISPLASVLRQKSAETAKMMQCVKITLLSNLNGYAPPIAVEFGRKTLYSSERPSFIELDEHVRAVRNPNQQTTTEDA is encoded by the coding sequence GTGCTTATCGTATTAGGTTACCTGGTTGTTCTTGGTGCAGTCTTTGGCGGTTATATGATGACCGGCGGAGAACTTGGGGCACTTTATCAACCGTCTGAACTGATCATCATCGGGGGCGCGGGGGTAGGTGCATTCATCGTTGGCAACAACGGTAAAGCCATCAAAGGAACGCTGAAAGCGATGCCTTTGCTGTTTCGCCGTTCGAAGTACACCAAAAGTATGTATATGGACTTGCTGGCGCTGCTGTATCGCCTGATGGCGAAATCACGTCAGCAAGGGATGTTCTCTCTGGAACGGGATATTGAAAACCCGAAAGAGAGCGAGATTTTCGCCAGCTACCCGCGCATTCTCGCGGATGCGACGATGCTTGAATTTATCGTGGATTATCTGCGACTTATCATCAGCGGCAACATGAATACCTTCGAAATTGAAGCGCTGATGGATGAAGAGATTGAGACCCATGAAAGTGAAGCCGAAGTCCCGGCGAACGCGCTGGCGATGGTCGGTGACTCACTTCCGGCGTTCGGTATCGTGGCGGCGGTAATGGGTGTGGTCCATGCGCTGGCCTCAGCGGATCGTCCGGCGGCGGAGTTGGGTGCGCTGATTGCGCATGCGATGGTGGGAACTTTCCTCGGTATTTTGTTGGCATACGGTTTTATCTCTCCGCTGGCAAGCGTACTTCGCCAGAAGAGTGCGGAGACCGCCAAAATGATGCAGTGCGTGAAGATAACCCTGCTGTCGAACCTGAACGGTTATGCGCCGCCGATCGCGGTTGAGTTTGGTCGTAAAACACTGTACTCCAGCGAGCGCCCGTCGTTTATCGAACTGGACGAACATGTTCGTGCGGTCAGAAACCCTAACCAACAGACGACGACTGAGGACGCATGA
- the motB gene encoding flagellar motor protein MotB, translating into MKNQSHPIVVVRRKKHKGHGGGGHGSWKIAYADFMTAMMAFFLVMWLISISSPKELIQIAEYFRTPLATAVTGGPRISNSDSPIPGGGDDYTQQQGEVQKQPNIDDLKKRMEQSRLSKLRGDLDQLIEADPKLRALRPHLKIDLVQEGLRIQIIDSQNRPMFKTGSAEVEPYMRDILRAIAPVLNGIPNKVSLSGHTDDAPYANGDKGYSNWELSADRANASRRELVAGGLDDGKVMRVVGMAATMRLVNRGPDEAINRRISLLVLNKQAEAAILHENAESQSAPISAITQPEPAAAAAPAPAASSPAAVPTSPQANPR; encoded by the coding sequence ATGAAAAACCAGTCCCATCCGATCGTCGTAGTTAGACGAAAAAAACATAAAGGTCACGGTGGCGGCGGACACGGCTCCTGGAAAATTGCCTATGCCGACTTTATGACGGCGATGATGGCGTTTTTCCTGGTGATGTGGCTTATCTCCATCTCCAGCCCGAAAGAGCTTATCCAGATTGCGGAGTATTTCCGCACGCCGCTGGCAACTGCGGTCACGGGTGGGCCGAGAATTTCGAATAGCGACAGCCCCATTCCGGGCGGTGGCGATGACTACACACAGCAACAGGGCGAAGTACAAAAACAGCCCAATATTGACGACCTGAAAAAACGCATGGAGCAGTCGCGCTTGAGTAAATTGCGCGGCGATCTGGACCAGTTAATTGAAGCCGATCCCAAATTGCGCGCCTTGCGCCCGCATTTGAAAATCGACCTGGTACAGGAAGGGTTGCGCATACAGATTATCGATAGCCAGAACCGGCCGATGTTTAAAACCGGCAGCGCGGAAGTCGAACCTTATATGCGCGATATTTTACGGGCGATTGCGCCAGTACTGAATGGTATTCCGAACAAAGTGAGCCTCTCCGGTCACACCGACGATGCCCCTTATGCTAACGGCGATAAAGGGTACAGCAACTGGGAGCTTTCCGCCGATCGCGCTAACGCGTCGCGCCGCGAGCTGGTTGCCGGTGGCCTGGATGATGGCAAAGTGATGCGCGTTGTTGGCATGGCGGCAACCATGCGCCTGGTCAACCGCGGCCCGGATGAAGCCATCAACCGCCGAATTAGTCTTTTGGTGCTGAACAAACAAGCAGAAGCGGCCATTCTGCATGAGAACGCCGAAAGTCAGAGTGCGCCAATAAGCGCGATTACACAGCCAGAGCCAGCGGCAGCGGCAGCACCCGCGCCAGCAGCCTCGTCTCCGGCAGCAGTTCCTACGTCGCCACAAGCCAATCCGAGGTGA
- the cheA gene encoding chemotaxis protein CheA: MSMDISDFYQTFFDEADELLADMEQHLLDLVPEAPDSEQLNAIFRAAHSIKGGAGTFGFTILQETTHLMENLLDEARRGEMQLNTDIINLFLETKDIMQEQLDAYKSSSEPDAASFEYICNALRQLALEAKGEVVPAAANGAKLSVVETALASEATAPAAENDGKLRIVLSRLKESEVDLLEEELGNLGTLSDVVKGKNNLSVTIDGGVSEDDIIAVLCFVIEADQIAFEKAAPAPAAAETAVEAPAEVAEAPAAAAVPAVQAAPAPALKAVAKEQPAGREKPAARASESTSIRVAVEKVDQLINLVGELVITQSMLAQRSNELDPVTHGDLITSMSQLQRNARDLQESVMSIRMMPMEYVFSRFPRLVRDLASKLDKQVELTLQGSSTELDKSLIERIIDPLTHLVRNSLDHGIETPEKRVEAGKSPIGNLILSAEHQGGNICIEVTDDGAGLNRERILAKAISQGMAVNENMTDEEVGMLIFAPGFSTAEQVTDVSGRGVGMDVVKRNIQEMGGHVEIKSKQGTGTTIRILLPLTLAILDGMSVKVNNEVFILPLNAVMESLQPREEDLHPLAGGERVLEVRGEYLPLVELWKVFDVMGAKTEATQGIVVILQSAGRRYALLVDQLIGQHQVVVKNLESNYRKVPGISAATILGDGSVALIVDVSALQGLNREHRMAHTAA, translated from the coding sequence GTGAGCATGGATATTAGTGATTTTTACCAAACATTCTTTGATGAGGCCGACGAACTGTTGGCCGATATGGAACAACATTTATTGGATCTGGTGCCGGAAGCGCCGGATTCAGAACAGCTCAACGCCATCTTCCGTGCTGCTCACTCTATTAAAGGCGGTGCGGGTACATTTGGCTTTACCATCTTGCAGGAAACAACCCACCTGATGGAGAACCTGCTTGATGAGGCTCGGCGTGGCGAGATGCAGCTCAACACCGACATTATCAACCTGTTTTTGGAAACCAAAGATATTATGCAGGAACAGCTCGATGCCTATAAAAGCTCGTCAGAGCCAGATGCCGCAAGCTTCGAATACATCTGCAATGCCCTGCGCCAGCTGGCGCTGGAGGCAAAAGGAGAGGTCGTTCCTGCCGCTGCGAATGGGGCAAAACTCTCTGTTGTAGAGACCGCACTGGCATCTGAAGCGACCGCGCCCGCCGCTGAAAACGACGGCAAACTGCGAATTGTCCTTTCTCGCCTGAAAGAGAGTGAAGTTGACTTACTCGAAGAAGAGCTGGGCAACCTCGGCACGCTGAGCGATGTCGTGAAGGGGAAAAATAACCTGAGCGTGACGATCGACGGTGGCGTGAGCGAAGACGACATTATCGCGGTGCTGTGTTTTGTTATCGAAGCGGACCAAATTGCTTTCGAAAAAGCGGCACCCGCGCCCGCGGCAGCAGAAACTGCTGTTGAAGCCCCGGCGGAAGTGGCTGAAGCGCCGGCAGCAGCGGCTGTCCCGGCGGTGCAGGCGGCTCCTGCACCTGCACTGAAAGCGGTAGCGAAAGAGCAACCGGCTGGCCGTGAAAAACCGGCAGCCCGCGCCAGTGAATCGACCAGTATCCGTGTTGCGGTTGAAAAAGTTGACCAGTTGATCAACCTGGTTGGCGAACTGGTTATCACCCAGTCCATGCTGGCGCAGCGCTCTAACGAGCTGGATCCGGTAACGCACGGTGATTTAATAACCAGCATGAGCCAACTGCAACGCAACGCCCGCGACCTGCAGGAATCGGTGATGTCCATCCGTATGATGCCGATGGAATATGTCTTCAGCCGCTTCCCGCGCCTGGTTCGCGATCTGGCGAGCAAGCTTGATAAACAAGTAGAGCTGACGCTGCAGGGCAGCTCAACCGAACTTGATAAGAGCTTGATCGAACGCATTATTGACCCGTTAACGCACCTGGTGCGTAACAGCCTCGACCACGGTATCGAAACGCCGGAAAAACGTGTGGAAGCAGGGAAGTCGCCTATCGGCAACCTGATCCTCTCGGCGGAACACCAGGGCGGGAACATCTGTATTGAAGTGACCGACGATGGTGCCGGCCTGAACCGTGAACGTATCCTGGCGAAAGCGATTTCGCAGGGGATGGCCGTGAACGAGAACATGACCGACGAAGAAGTAGGCATGCTGATTTTCGCGCCGGGCTTCTCCACCGCTGAGCAGGTAACTGATGTTTCCGGACGCGGCGTGGGGATGGACGTGGTGAAACGTAACATCCAGGAGATGGGCGGTCACGTTGAAATCAAATCTAAGCAGGGCACTGGCACAACCATTCGTATCCTGCTGCCGCTGACGCTGGCGATCCTCGACGGCATGTCAGTAAAAGTGAACAACGAAGTCTTTATCCTGCCGTTAAACGCGGTAATGGAATCGCTGCAACCGCGTGAAGAAGATCTGCATCCGCTGGCCGGTGGTGAGCGCGTGCTGGAAGTGCGCGGTGAATACCTGCCGCTGGTTGAACTGTGGAAAGTCTTTGACGTTATGGGCGCGAAAACCGAGGCCACGCAGGGGATTGTCGTTATTCTGCAAAGCGCGGGTCGTCGCTATGCATTGCTGGTTGATCAACTGATTGGTCAGCATCAAGTGGTGGTGAAAAACCTGGAAAGCAACTATCGCAAAGTGCCGGGTATTTCCGCTGCCACTATCCTTGGGGATGGTAGCGTTGCGCTGATCGTTGACGTATCAGCGTTGCAGGGATTGAATCGTGAACATCGTATGGCGCACACAGCCGCCTGA
- the cheW gene encoding chemotaxis protein CheW — MTGMSNVAKLAGEPSGQEFLVFTLGDEEYGIDILKVQEIRGYDQVTRIANTPDFIKGVTNLRGVIVPIVDLRVKFSQGDVEYDENTVVIVLNLGQRVVGIVVDGVSDVLSLASDQIRPAPEFAVTLSTEYLTGLGALGDRMLILVNIEKLLNSEEMALLDIAASHVA, encoded by the coding sequence ATGACCGGTATGAGTAATGTAGCAAAACTGGCGGGCGAGCCATCAGGTCAGGAGTTCCTGGTTTTCACTCTGGGCGATGAAGAATACGGAATCGATATTCTCAAAGTGCAGGAAATTCGTGGCTATGATCAGGTGACCCGAATCGCCAATACCCCCGACTTTATCAAAGGCGTCACCAACCTGCGCGGTGTGATTGTGCCGATTGTCGACCTGCGTGTGAAGTTCAGCCAGGGCGATGTCGAGTATGATGAAAACACGGTCGTTATCGTGCTGAATCTCGGTCAGCGCGTGGTGGGGATTGTGGTTGATGGTGTTTCCGACGTCCTGTCGCTGGCATCTGACCAGATCCGCCCGGCACCGGAATTCGCGGTCACGCTGTCGACCGAATACCTGACAGGCCTCGGCGCGCTCGGCGACCGTATGCTGATTCTGGTAAATATTGAAAAACTGCTCAACAGTGAAGAGATGGCGTTGCTTGACATTGCAGCCTCGCACGTAGCGTAA
- a CDS encoding Csu type fimbrial protein, with product MNRKLLYVLASGVLVMAGQNARAVTSSGTIGATLTLTNGCLINGSPSQNGINFGSLDFGTHPATFSELTTQLTNAGGGNSFGIQCTTTDYTVQVTGNTNSTAPGTVVGTPGTPARYLVNAANTTQGVAYSLYSDSGFSNVITNNTNIPRASTAGGVDNYTLYGRISGGGNSVSVVPGTYTDTINVSVTY from the coding sequence ATGAACAGAAAATTACTTTATGTGCTGGCAAGCGGTGTGCTGGTGATGGCCGGGCAAAATGCGCGTGCGGTTACCAGTAGCGGGACGATTGGCGCGACATTGACGTTGACTAACGGCTGCCTGATTAACGGCTCGCCAAGCCAGAACGGTATCAATTTTGGTTCGCTCGATTTTGGCACGCATCCGGCAACATTTTCAGAGCTCACCACGCAACTCACCAACGCAGGCGGTGGTAACAGCTTCGGTATTCAATGCACGACAACCGATTACACCGTGCAGGTAACCGGCAACACCAACTCTACCGCACCTGGCACCGTCGTTGGCACACCGGGAACGCCTGCCCGTTACCTGGTCAACGCGGCCAATACCACGCAAGGTGTTGCCTACAGCCTCTATAGCGATAGTGGCTTCAGCAACGTCATCACGAACAACACCAACATTCCTCGCGCTTCAACAGCCGGTGGCGTTGATAACTACACACTCTATGGGCGGATTTCCGGCGGCGGCAACAGCGTCAGCGTCGTACCGGGAACCTATACCGATACGATCAATGTGAGCGTGACGTACTAA
- a CDS encoding Csu type fimbrial protein: protein MLFGMMASQGAFAVTTQTFTVGATIAPGCSVVSGSGGALGSLNFGTRSGVQSGQVTASFVPGASFSLGCTPGVALSMSINGGQNYANVANVRNMQRSGGTDRVPYRLYTSSTLAANTEIGVNQSVSVAYSNSNTISLAIFGAAQLTGFSPAGTYTDQLTVTLSW from the coding sequence ATGCTGTTCGGGATGATGGCCTCTCAGGGTGCCTTTGCGGTGACGACGCAAACCTTCACCGTGGGGGCGACCATCGCGCCTGGCTGCTCGGTGGTGAGCGGCAGCGGCGGGGCACTCGGCTCACTCAATTTTGGCACCCGCAGCGGCGTGCAGAGCGGACAGGTTACCGCCAGCTTCGTGCCTGGTGCGTCGTTCTCGCTGGGCTGCACACCCGGCGTGGCGCTGAGTATGAGTATCAACGGCGGGCAGAACTACGCCAACGTGGCCAACGTGCGCAACATGCAACGCAGCGGCGGTACAGATCGCGTGCCTTATCGCCTCTATACCAGCAGCACGCTGGCGGCCAATACCGAGATCGGCGTTAACCAGAGCGTCTCCGTCGCGTACAGCAATAGCAATACTATTTCGCTGGCGATTTTCGGCGCGGCGCAGCTAACCGGGTTCAGCCCGGCGGGCACTTATACCGATCAACTCACTGTGACATTGTCATGGTAA